ATGACACCTTCCTCCGGCGGCAGGACCCGGTGACCAGGCAGGCCTTCCGCCTCTGGGCAGGCGTTCACCGGAGACTGGACCAGCGGTCGGTTCGGCAGGTCGACCGCATCGTCGCGATCTCGGAGACGACCAGGCAAAGGATCCGTGCCTACCACCAGCGGGAGTCTGACCTCATCTACCCTCCCGTGGACACCGCGAAGTTCTCCTGCAGGGAGTACGGGGACTTCTGGCTCTCGGTGAACCGCCTGTACCCGGAGAAGCGGATCGAACTCCAGATCGAGGCATTCCGCCGGATGCCGGAGGAGAGGCTGATCATTGTCGGCGGGTATGCGGCAGGAGATCATGCCGCAACGTACGCCGGCAGGATCCAGGACAATCTGCCGCCGAATGTGGAGGTCAGGGGCGAGGTCCCGGAGGCAGACCTGCTCGACCTCTACTCCCGGTGCCGGGGCCTTGTCTGCACCGCGATGGACGAGGACTTCGGCCTCACGCCGGTCGAGGCGATGGCGAGCGGCAAACCTGTCGTCGCCGTGGACGAAGGGGGCTTTCGGGAGACCGTGACTCCGGAGACAGGGGTGCTCGTGGAGGCGGACGTGGCGAATATCCGCGACGCCGTCCTTGCCGTCTCGAAAGACCCGGAAGAGTACAGGGAGGCATGCCTGGCGCGTGCAGCCCTGTTTGACATTTCGCGGTTTTCAACTTCTATCCGGGAGTTGGTTGCCGAATCGCTTATGCAGACAGAAGATAAGAGTACATAAGAGGTTCCATGTCGCTATCCGGTCAGTTGCCACTGTTAATCGAACTCGCACGGCGCGACCTCTGGGAGAGATATTCTGGCTCTTCGCTTGGAGCGCTCTGGTCGGTGATCTTTCCGCTGGTGACCGTTTTCATCTACCTTATCGTTTTTGCAAACATCATGGGAGCACGCCTGCCCGGTTCGTCGAATGCTTACAGTTATGGAATCTACCTGCTTGCCGGTGTCATCCCCTGGACCACGTTCTCTTCGGTCGTGATGCGGTCGTCGACGGTCTATCTCGACCGCAAGAATATCATCTCTAAGATCCATGTGGATCTAAACTGTTTCCCGCTGTACATCGTGATATCGGAATCGATCATATTCGGGATCACCCTTGCGATCATCCTTGTCTTCCTCTTTGCGACGGGATATGAGTTCCCTCCGGTGCTCTTCGCACTGCCGGTTGTCTTTGCAGCTCAGCAGTTCGTGGCCTACGCGCTTGGATCGATCCTCGGTATTCTGGTCGTATTCCTCCGGGATATGAGGGAGACGGTGAATGTCGTCTTCCAACTCTGGTTCTGGCTGACCCCGATCGTCTACGTGACTGAGATCCTTCCCGAGTTTGTGAAGGGCATCGAGGTTTTCAACCCCGCGTTCTGGTTCGTTAACTCCTACCAGAGCATGTTCAGTTATGGGCAACTGCCGAACGGACTCTTCCTCATCCTTCTTTTCGGCCTCGGGATCGTTCTCCTCGCCGTGAAGCAATACCTGATGCGGAGACTGGAGCGTGATATCCGTGATTTTATCTGAGGAACCAGCATGATTCGGGTAACGGGCGTTTCAAAGCGGTTCAGGATATACTCCTCCCCGGCGGATCGCCTCAAGGAGGTATTCTTCCACCGGTCGTACCACCGGGATTTCGAGGCACTCAAAGATATCTCTTTCGAGGTCGACTCCGGCGAAACATTGGGGATTGTCGGGCAGAACGGCGCGGGCAAATCGACGCTTCTGAAGATCCTTTCCGGTGTTCTGCTCCCAGATACGGGAGCGGTGGAGATCTCGGGAAAAGTCACCGGGCTTCTCGAACTTGGGACCGGCTTCAATTCCGAACTCTCCGGCCTTGAGAACATCTTCATGAACGGGACGTTCCTCGGCATGAGCCGCGACGAGATAGAGGCGAAAAAGGACGCAATAATCAGTTTTGCCGAACTCGGAGAGTTTATCAATGAACCCATCAAGACCTATTCGTCCGGGATGCTGATGCGCCTCGGCTTTGCCGTCGCCATCCATGCCGATCCAGAGTGCTTTCTTGTCGATGAGGCGCTCTCGGTCGGCGACGCTTACTTCCAGCAGAAGTGCATGCGAAAGATCCAGGAGTTCAAGGAAGCCGGGGGGTCGATCATTTTTGTGTCGCATGATACGAACGCGGTAAAGACACTCTGCGATTATGCGTTCCTGCTGGAGAACGGGAAAATAACGATGGTTGGAAAGCCGAAAGAGGTGGTTGATTTCTACCAGGCCTCTCTCCTGAAGAAGGCTCACGCTGGCTCATCTGAGGTTCAGATTGACCGTTGTGTGCGTGCTGATTCAGCTCTCCATTCTGATGTGTCCACGGGTGAGGTTGATGTGACGTCCCTTAGAATTATCGACTCTGAGGGGGAGGATGTCGATTCCGTTGAGACCGATGATATCATCACAATTCAAATTCGCGTACAGTCTGATAGATATCTGAAAGATCCTCATTATGGTTTTTTCATCCGTAACAGCCTTGGAGTCTCAGTATTTGAGACGAACACCTATTGCATGGGTTGTGCTACGCAACCCCTGAAGCCCGGTGAAGTTGCGGTTGTGGAATTTGAGATGGCAGTCCCCCTTGCACCTGGTCACTACTCTCTCTCTGTGGGTGTTGCGAATCAGGGATGGGGATACGGTAATTTCGAAGAATATCTCTACTTAATGCACGATGGAGTGATATTGACCGTCACAGCAAAAACAGATGGGATCCGCTTTGCGGGTGTCTTCGATATGCATCCGGATGTGCGGATCCGGCAGGGAGAGGATGATGCCTTATGAATGTTTACCATGGACTCCCTCTGCTCGATTGCCCGGATTATCATAAATATCTCCACTACACGAAGAAAATGAGCTGGCATGGTCGGATCCGGGATTTTTTTGGTGGGAATCCTGATTCCGGGTTGCAGAGCAGACCGCTCATGCTCATATGCGAGACTGTGAATATCTGTAATCACCGGTGCATTATCTGCCCCTATGACCGTTTGAAGAGGGAACACAGAATTATGGATATGAACCTTTTCCAGAAGGTTCTCAATGATTACTCGGAGATGGGTGGCGGATACCTGTCTCTAACACCTGTGGTCGGGGATATCTTTTTTGATCCCCATTTGCTCGAACGGATTGCGCTCATTTCGGATTACCCCTTGATTAGAAATGTTTCTGTAACGACGAATGCTGTCTACGCGGATAGATACTCTGATGATGACCTCAAGTATATCGTGAATCAGTTGGGCCGGATTCACATTTCCGTATACGGTCTCGACGAGCAAGAGTACTGCACAATGACACGGAGAAATACCTATCACAAGATGCTTTGCTCGATTCGAAAAGTTGTTGATTTAACAGATAGAGATAATATTGTCTTTGGATTTCGCCTGTTGAATAATAAGGCGGATTCTGAGATTCAAAATTGGATCGAGGAGAATTTTGGCTCCGTTTATCCGTATAGTTATACTACGACTTATTCTAATTGGGGTGTTTCCCTTGACGAATCCGTGATTTTACCTGGGGATGCGCAGTGGACGAAGAAAATACAGTCCTCCGAACCATGTCTCATCCCCCTGTTGGCGGCACAAATACTCTCTAATGGAGATGTGTCCTTCTGTCCCTGTGCGGATTATGAAGGAGATCATGAGTTATTACTCGGGAATATTGCTGATCAAACTCTTGGAGAGATCTATAACTCAAACAAAACAAGGAACCTGTGGCTTAATTCCCCGAAGATCCCTGATATCTGCAAAAATTGCTCGTTCTATCGCCCTCTCTCTGATTTGAAGAGTAATGAAAACAT
Above is a genomic segment from Methanofollis sp. UBA420 containing:
- a CDS encoding glycosyltransferase; the protein is MKTAIFHDYFGAIGGGEKVVVTLAEVLGADIITTDVDAVEKMDMSVPVISLGKTIKFPPLKQISATRSFSSCDLSDDYDFFIFTGNWSHYAAHCHHPNLWYCYTPVRAFYDLYDTFLRRQDPVTRQAFRLWAGVHRRLDQRSVRQVDRIVAISETTRQRIRAYHQRESDLIYPPVDTAKFSCREYGDFWLSVNRLYPEKRIELQIEAFRRMPEERLIIVGGYAAGDHAATYAGRIQDNLPPNVEVRGEVPEADLLDLYSRCRGLVCTAMDEDFGLTPVEAMASGKPVVAVDEGGFRETVTPETGVLVEADVANIRDAVLAVSKDPEEYREACLARAALFDISRFSTSIRELVAESLMQTEDKST
- a CDS encoding ABC transporter permease; the protein is MSLSGQLPLLIELARRDLWERYSGSSLGALWSVIFPLVTVFIYLIVFANIMGARLPGSSNAYSYGIYLLAGVIPWTTFSSVVMRSSTVYLDRKNIISKIHVDLNCFPLYIVISESIIFGITLAIILVFLFATGYEFPPVLFALPVVFAAQQFVAYALGSILGILVVFLRDMRETVNVVFQLWFWLTPIVYVTEILPEFVKGIEVFNPAFWFVNSYQSMFSYGQLPNGLFLILLFGLGIVLLAVKQYLMRRLERDIRDFI
- a CDS encoding ABC transporter ATP-binding protein, whose protein sequence is MIRVTGVSKRFRIYSSPADRLKEVFFHRSYHRDFEALKDISFEVDSGETLGIVGQNGAGKSTLLKILSGVLLPDTGAVEISGKVTGLLELGTGFNSELSGLENIFMNGTFLGMSRDEIEAKKDAIISFAELGEFINEPIKTYSSGMLMRLGFAVAIHADPECFLVDEALSVGDAYFQQKCMRKIQEFKEAGGSIIFVSHDTNAVKTLCDYAFLLENGKITMVGKPKEVVDFYQASLLKKAHAGSSEVQIDRCVRADSALHSDVSTGEVDVTSLRIIDSEGEDVDSVETDDIITIQIRVQSDRYLKDPHYGFFIRNSLGVSVFETNTYCMGCATQPLKPGEVAVVEFEMAVPLAPGHYSLSVGVANQGWGYGNFEEYLYLMHDGVILTVTAKTDGIRFAGVFDMHPDVRIRQGEDDAL
- a CDS encoding radical SAM/SPASM domain-containing protein, producing MNVYHGLPLLDCPDYHKYLHYTKKMSWHGRIRDFFGGNPDSGLQSRPLMLICETVNICNHRCIICPYDRLKREHRIMDMNLFQKVLNDYSEMGGGYLSLTPVVGDIFFDPHLLERIALISDYPLIRNVSVTTNAVYADRYSDDDLKYIVNQLGRIHISVYGLDEQEYCTMTRRNTYHKMLCSIRKVVDLTDRDNIVFGFRLLNNKADSEIQNWIEENFGSVYPYSYTTTYSNWGVSLDESVILPGDAQWTKKIQSSEPCLIPLLAAQILSNGDVSFCPCADYEGDHELLLGNIADQTLGEIYNSNKTRNLWLNSPKIPDICKNCSFYRPLSDLKSNENILEYPLDLVGG